The Chloroflexota bacterium genomic sequence GGTCTCAAAGTTGGCGCGCCAACATGTGACCGTCAGCCTGTCGGGGGATGGCGGGGATGAGTTGTTTGGTGGCTATAATCGCTATTTTATGACTAATGCTATCTGGCGGCGTATTGGCTGGCTGCCGTTCTCGGTCCGCAGGTTGCTTTCGCGGGCGATGTTGTCTGTCCCAACCACGGCCTGGTATGGCATTTTTCGTATGTTCGGGCACATGATGGGCGAGTTCGAAAATTTACCTAATCCGGCTGATAAAGCCCAAAAATTAGCCGAGGTGATTTCAATCCCCAACCAAGAAGCCGTGTATTTGGATCTGGTTTCTCATTGGAAAAAACCCACCGATATTGTGATTGGCGCTCAAGAACCAGCTACATTATTGCGAAATCGTTCGGCGTGGGCGAAAGTGCCTACCTTTACCGAGCAGATGATGTACCTGGATATGATGACCTATTTGCCGGACGACATCCTGGTCAAGGTGGATCGCGCCAGTATGGGGGTGAGCCTGGAAGCCCGCGCTCCCTTCCTGGACGATCATGAAGTCATTGAATTTGTGGCCGGGTTGCCCTTAGGGATGAAAGTGCGCGGCAATGAGGGGAAGTGGATTCTTCGGCAACTCTTATATCGCTATGTGCCCCGTACGATGCTCGAACGCCCCAAAATGGGTTTTGGCGTTCCAATTGATCAATGGCTGCGCGGCCCATTACGCGGTTGGGCTGAAGATTATTTGAGCGAAGAGCGTTTGCGGCGCGATGGCTATTTAAATCCAGCCCCCATTCGGCAAAAATGGCAGGAACATCTCGCTGGTCAACGGAACTGGCAATACTATTTGTGGGATATATTGATGTTCCAGGCCTGGCTTGATTGATACAATAAATATGTCTAATACGCAAGATATGCAATTGAACAAGCGGGCAGACCCATTGCAGCGTATCCAGCTACGTTGGTTGTTGACAACTGCTGCTATTTTCCATGTCGTCATGGTTGGATTTATTCTCTGGATTGGGAATACGCAATGGATTCCAGGGTTATTTACCAGTCAGGGGGTGGGCACGTTTAACATTGATAATATTCCGTATATTCAACAAATAGAGGCTTTAACTCGCGCGATTTATCGCCAGGGTTTTACGCCTTTTTTCTCGATACCCATTGAGTTGCATATCAAAATCTACACCTTATCTTATGTGCTGCTTAGCCCGGCATTTGGTTTTTCGATTCTTGGCGCTGAAGTTGTGAATTTGTTTTACTATCTGGCGACCCTCTTCCTGGTGTATGCGTTGGCGAAAGAGATATTCAACCATCCAGCGGGAATGATTGCGGCCAGCATCGTCGGGTTATGGCCGTCGTATGTGATTCACACAACGCAGTTATTAAAAACCCCTTTGTTTATCACCAGCACTTTAACAGTGGTCGTGGCAACGGTTTATTGCTATCGGCGCAAACTTTCGCCAAAAATCATTGTTATGAGCGCTGGATTCTATCTGATTTCAGTGTTGATACTGACATCAATGCTGGAAAATAGCGGGCGCAAACCGCTGACGGATGCGATTATTGCGATTAGTTTGCTGGGGATCATTTTTCAGAAGGCTTATCAATTATTTCCCAAAATCAAGAAAATATTGACTTCCCTATTGTGGCTTGTGGCGATAGCCTTTATTCTGATGGTGGTTCTTCCGGAATATTTTCCTGGCTTTCAGCGTGGTTTATACGATCAGCTCAATTCAGTCGCTGAGGAACTTGGCAGCGCCCGCGAACGGTTTATTACTTTTTACCCATCAGCGGGATCAAATATGGATACGCATTACAGTATCCATGATCTCGAGAGCTTGATCCGCTATTTGCCCCGTGCGGCGTTTGTTGGCTTTTTGGCGCCGTTTCCCAATATGTGGTTTGAGCAGGGCAATATTGGAGTTTCGCCACGCGTGTTGAGCGGCATAGAAACCCTGCTGATGTATGCGGTGGATGCGATAGCCGTGATCGGAGTTTGGCACGCGCGGCGGAAATCCGCTGCATGGTATCTGGCGATAATTGCTTCCATCAGCCTGGTAACGCTGGGCGCTGTTGTGGTCAATATGGGCGCTTTATTCCGAATGCGTTATGCCTATTGGATGATCCTTATTACGCTGGGAGCCGGTGGCTTTCACCATATCGTATGGCCGGGGTTGCGAGTTTTAGGAGCAAATTTCTCGGGGGGTGTTAAACAAATCATCATGAGTGATTTTTCAGTACATTCGCCGATTTTGTTGGTCGCCAATTGGGATTGGGTTCTTTATAATTTCCGTTTGCCGCTGGCCCGCGAACTTGAAGCGAATGGGCAAAATGTCATTCTGGTTTGCCCGCCTGGTCGTTATTCCGATCAGATTTTGGCCGCGGGCTTCAAGTGGCGTCCCTGGAATTTGAGCCGCCGCAATATATATCCCTGGCGGGAACTCGTTTCGGTTGTTGAGCTTTATAAAATTTATCGCGATTTGCGTCCGGTCGCAGTTCATCACTTTACGATTAAACCCATTCTATACGGCTCGTTGGCGGCGCGTTTTGCTCAAATCACAACCGTGATCAATAATTTTACCGGTTTAGGCTATTTATTCAGTGACGCTCGTAAGGCTGTTTGGCTGCGCCGGATTGTTCTTCCGGTTTTGAAGCGCGCTTTGCGCGGAAAGGGTTTTCACACCGCGTTCCAAAATATTCAGGATCGAGATCACCTGATCAGGCTTGGGATTGTGTCGGAAGACGATACCACGCTCATCCCTGGGAGTGGTGTTAATTTGACAGATTATCAACCCGCGAGCCGGCAAACAGAAAGTGAGAACGCTCCGGTAATATTTATGGCCGCGCGTTTGCTTTGGGATAAAGGGTTGGATATGTTTGTCAAAGCTGCCCGTGAGATAAAAGCCAGGGGCATTCCGGCGCGTTTTGTGTTGGCGGGCGCCCCCGATGCTGGAAATCTTGCCAGTATTACTGAGAAAACCCTGCAAGAATGGCGGGTGGAGGGAGTGGTTGAGCTGCTGGGTCATCGTAGCGACATCCCTGAATTATTGCAGCAAGCCGATATCGCGGTTTTGCCCAGCTTCCATGAAGGTGTGCCACTC encodes the following:
- a CDS encoding glycosyltransferase translates to MSNTQDMQLNKRADPLQRIQLRWLLTTAAIFHVVMVGFILWIGNTQWIPGLFTSQGVGTFNIDNIPYIQQIEALTRAIYRQGFTPFFSIPIELHIKIYTLSYVLLSPAFGFSILGAEVVNLFYYLATLFLVYALAKEIFNHPAGMIAASIVGLWPSYVIHTTQLLKTPLFITSTLTVVVATVYCYRRKLSPKIIVMSAGFYLISVLILTSMLENSGRKPLTDAIIAISLLGIIFQKAYQLFPKIKKILTSLLWLVAIAFILMVVLPEYFPGFQRGLYDQLNSVAEELGSARERFITFYPSAGSNMDTHYSIHDLESLIRYLPRAAFVGFLAPFPNMWFEQGNIGVSPRVLSGIETLLMYAVDAIAVIGVWHARRKSAAWYLAIIASISLVTLGAVVVNMGALFRMRYAYWMILITLGAGGFHHIVWPGLRVLGANFSGGVKQIIMSDFSVHSPILLVANWDWVLYNFRLPLARELEANGQNVILVCPPGRYSDQILAAGFKWRPWNLSRRNIYPWRELVSVVELYKIYRDLRPVAVHHFTIKPILYGSLAARFAQITTVINNFTGLGYLFSDARKAVWLRRIVLPVLKRALRGKGFHTAFQNIQDRDHLIRLGIVSEDDTTLIPGSGVNLTDYQPASRQTESENAPVIFMAARLLWDKGLDMFVKAAREIKARGIPARFVLAGAPDAGNLASITEKTLQEWRVEGVVELLGHRSDIPELLQQADIAVLPSFHEGVPLFLLEAAATGLPIVASNIEGCRMVVEEGKNGFLIEKGDAAAFTNALAALLTDPTLRQQMGRASRRIAENRFDQKAIMAQYIHLYRKLNLLHGASAKSLPILLVANWDWVLYNFRLPLARALVEHGLNIILVCPPGKYTEELQVMGFTWQAWNLNRRSIYPWRELGAIIDLYKLYRQLRPAAVHHFTIKPILYGSLAARAAQGTVVINNFTGLGYLFSEAQRAKILRRIVLPVLRRALRGEGFHTAFQNQHDLAHLVSLEVVSKEKTTLIPGTGVNLSDYQPALNGKAADETPIVIMAARLLWDKGLAEFVEAARIIKANNIPARFWLAGAPDKGNPDSVPAQILEEWRAEGIVEVLGHRSDISELLQLADIAVLPSSYNEGVPLFLLEAAATGLPLIASDIEGCRMVIESDLNGFLIPQADASSLAEALTTLLTNADLRQKMGQASRKVAEERFDQQMILTRYIDLYRKMGLVT